In the genome of Lathyrus oleraceus cultivar Zhongwan6 chromosome 4, CAAS_Psat_ZW6_1.0, whole genome shotgun sequence, the window ACCTATCCAAAAATTTGATtatgatgcattatgtatttagagattacaacttggaagcataaaacaatggtgatgcgcaaacctgttgCAGCTGAATGGTAACACTGAACTGGCAGATTGCTTTTGGTATCGGGTGGAGTTGGacggcggtaacttcggtgcggatgagcggccgtcagggtttcttcacttcgacctCTCTGGACTAGTCTTtagggtttctatgccagggtcTCCGTCCGTCGTCGTCTGCCTTTTCGTTCCtcctttttctgactgaagcttggctatttataatgctcttgttgtgacctaatgggctcagaatgaagcccaaaaattctgatattcgtaagcttcgctaggcgaaggatttgctcgcctagcgagcaggccattTGTGACCTAATGGGTTCAAAATGAAGCCCAAcaattctggtattcgcaagcttcgctaggcgaaggatttgctcgcctagcgagcaagctagtttgggcctttttctggattgggcctgttgtgagctgggcttttgttcctttaaggtcagtgccttgcgGAATAAGTTGGAttgcttcgagaaatgttttgcaagattaatgggcaacttttggggtatgacaactacTCTCAGATTTCTAATatagctgacttagcatctcctctcctggccatcaagaagaagttgtggcaagctggtttatttccaggttgtgcggaaaattgcgatctctgtatactccgacccaatgcttgcctgaaattgaggaatggtattcaacagctgataGATGATCGTACGattctcttcgaaaggattcctaaggtggaaaacactgttgaagaaatatctgtgattgcaaggtccaaagttccagtgaagattactgctcccagagtacccgtgaagattactgctgagtccaaggtagctcccctaatcattactgtacctggcccagtaccgtattcttcaagcaaagccattccgtggaattatggaggtgatgtttacatccatggcgtaaagcaagttggtaattctgctaatcctaatgacattgttgggactagtaaagttactcgaagcggaaggatcttctctccagagatctcacctccagttcccgaaaaccgaggaaaggaaccagtcaacccttctcagtcagagacaccgatcgaagctactactgaagatgttgccaaacaagaaatggaagaaatgctgaaaatcatccgcaagagtgattttgatgtggtagaacagttagggcatactccttccaaaatctcgatgttatccttgttgttatcttctgaatctcatgcccatgccttgataaaattcttgaagactgctcatgtacctcaggagacctccgtcgatcagttcgaaaactattttgctaatctgactgttgacgatggcctaggtttttccaatgctgacctgacaccagcaggaaagaaccacaataaagctctgcatatctccattgagtgtaaggggatcatcttgtctcatgtgttgatcgataatggctcttctttgaatgtgctaccgaaagccgtgctcgataaacttgactgtaaaggcattgagctgaaacctagtgacattgtggtgcgtgcttacgatggtgcgaagagtgttgtccatggtgaagtggttctccctatcaagataggacctcaagtctccgacactacctttcacgtaatgaacattcgtcctgcctattcctgcttgctgggacgcccttggattcacggggcaagtgctgtagcttcgtctctccatcaaaagctgagatatcaaatagagggtaagatcgtcactgtgtgtggggaagaagagtatatcgtcagtagtgtgcataccttcagatacgttgagatggatggtgaattcttcgagactccgtctcagtcatttgaagtggttcctccgcccagtcctgtccttaagccagCTCTCCTTGTGCCCGAGGTTGTTCGAGCTCCTCCCGccatgatctctctgaaagatgctcaagctgtggtcgaaaatggtggtcgtactgggtggggtcaactgatcaacgtaccctacaagtctgataaatctggtctgggatttaactccGAAAAGATGGTCAAAGACCAAATCAATGCTGTAAAAGATGatgatagcgattgcgacctggatagctggattttcccaacaattggtgacggactcaataattggaaggctgaagacactatcccgattacctttagtcaggagtaattgttattattgttgcaaatttttaattttttacaattgaacttcttaaagcattgtgtctatgcccggggcacaatagctaatttgttaagggttttgtcattttcataagcatattcacattcaataaatcaatggactttctgcattcaaatattgcgctctttatctttcctgtcatctttcaaataagttatgctttcttacacacactcacgtaacaaaattgcagatccatatccactctggatcctgttgataataattctactactgttcattatgactttgaaaattcgatctaccaagccgaggatggaagtgaggaagattgtgaagtacctggagagcttgccagactgttactgcaagaagaaaggactatacagccgcatgaagagtcaatcgaaattgtaaacctgggtactgaagtagacaagaaagaagtcaaaataggagcaggcttggaaaacagcgtcaaagaaagattgattcagatgttacatgactatgtagagatttttgcttggtcttatgaagacatgccaggactggacactgatatagtagtgcatcgtttgccaacgaaggaagagtgtcgtcctgttaagcaaaaggttcgtcgcatgcgccctgaaatgtctgagaaaatcaaagccgaggttatgaaacaattcgatgcaggttttctggctgttacttcttatcctcaatgggttgctaatgtggtaccggtaccgaagaaggatggtaaggtacgaatgtgcgtcgattacagagatttgaataaagcgagtcccaaagacgactttccacttccgcacattgatgttctggtagataacaccgctcaacacaaggtattctcattcatggatggattctcgggttataaccagattaagatggcacctgaagacatggagaaaactacgtttgtgacgcaatggggcactttctgttacaaagtaatgccattcggtttaaagaacgccgaggcaacgtaccagcgtgctatggtggttttgttccatgatatgattcatcatgaaatagaagtatatgtggatgacatgatagccagatctcatactgaagaagaacatctcgatcatttgtacaaattgtttgagaggttgaagaaatacaagctgagattgaacccgaacaaatgcacctttggagtaagatccgataaactcttgggatttattgtcagtggtaaaggaattgaggttgacccggctaaggtgagagctattcaagaaatgccagtgccccgtacatataaggaagtcagaggtttcttgggacgtttaaattacatcgcccggtttatttcccatttaactgctacttgtaaacccatcttcaaactactgaggaagaatcaagagatgatatggaatgatgaatgtcaagaagcttttgacaaaatcaagaagtatctccaggaacctccgatcctgatgccaccagttgaaggaagacctctaatcatgtatttgaccatgttagaaaattcaatggggtgtgtgttggggcaacatgacgagtctggtcgaaaagagcatgccatatactaccttagcaaaaagtttaccgactgtgaaacaagatactcactgctcgagagaacttgctgtgctttggcctgggctgctcgccgactaagacagtatatgttgaatcataccactttgttgatttctaagatggatcccatcaaatacatatttgagaaacctgccctctccggaagaatagcgagatggcagatgattttaacagagtatgatatccagtatactacccagaaagcaatcaaaggaagcgtgctagccgatcatttggctcatcaagcagtggatgattaccaatctatgaattttgagttcccagacgaggatgtcatgcttgttactgattatgaagaacctggaccggatgaaggacccgaaccgggatcccgatggactatggttttcgatggatcttctaatgcgttgggtaatggtgttggtgttgtaattatttctcccaagggtttccatacgcctttcactgctagactatgtttcgactgtaccaacaatatggccgagtatgaagcatgtattttgggactcagagctgctatagacctgagaatcaagtttttaagcgtatacggagactcagctttggtaatcagtcagatcaaaggagaatgggacacaAAACATCCGAATCTCGTCCCTTATCGAGAGCGagtgttgacattaatcccatactttgaagagattacattcgaacatattccacgagaggagaatcagttggccgacgccttggccaccatgtcatctatgttcagagtcagatgggacaatgaagctcccaggatcaccattgaacgactagatgaaccagcatattgttatgaacttaacgttgctgaagtagaagagaaaccttggttccacgaagtaaaaagatatttagaagctcaggaataccctgaaggggcatccatcaatgacagaaaattcctgaggaagttctccgctaaattctttttgagtaatggagtcttatacaaacgtaatcatgattcgactttgcttcgctgtgtggataaaaaggaagcagaaaagattatggaagacatacatgatggtatttttgggactcattctagtggacatacgatggccaagaagattctgagatcagggtattattggtctaccatggaagctgattgccaccatcactccagaacatgtcataagtgccagatctatgcggataaagtacatgtgcccCCTACTCCTTTAAACGTGctgacagccccttggccctttgcaatgtggggcattgatatgattggagagattaaacctactgcttctaatggacatcgtttcattcttgttgctattgattattttacgaagtgggtagaggcagcctcatttgcttctgttaccaagaatgtggtggcccggttcatcaagaataatcttatttgtcgatatggcatccctgaaagagttatcactgataatggcactaatttgaacaacaagatgattactgaactctgcacgcagttcaagataaaacaccataactcttctccgtaccggccaaagatgaacggcgcagtggaggctgctaataagaatatcaagaagatcatacaaaagatgacagtaacgtacaaagactggcatgagatgttactgtttgctctccatggttatcgcacttcagtacgcacttcgacaggagcaactcctttctctttagtctacggaatggaagccgttttaccagtggaagttcatattccctctctaagaatcatgaaagaggcgggcttagatgaagatgaatggattcagacccgactcgatcagataaatttgattgatgagaagagactcgcggctgtttgtcatgggcagatatatcagaagcgcatgacccaggcatttaacaaaaaggtcaaaagacaggtgtatcaagttggcgacttggtgataaagcgtatcattctaccacaaggtgatcccagaggcaaatggactcccacatacgaagggccatttgtagttaagaaagtattctctggtggagccatgatacttgctacaatggacgacgaagacttcccgcatcccgtgaacgcagacatagtcaaaaaatactacgcataaaagagacccgctaggtcgatgtatctaggcaaaagtaagggcatcccggcgaaccaaaaagggTCGGGCgaaaattagggataaacatataaaaatgtacactcggcaagtcgaaaacctggaaaggcggcttgggcagaaatgggtatcctggtggactgaaaatctgaaaaggcggtccaggcaaaaattagggattaaagcgtatgactatgccccgttctctgtcagcttcaaccaagttcaagggactgaacaagccaatcacttctatccgacagcaggagatgagatgcttgaagacataatgacagtggtggaattagaatcgataggactttttctgcatagctttctctttgtttgcctgacaatttcctcttactaggatttctgtctccttgtacacaaattgcctgtttataggccctctttcaaaatcaatacaattttatctccaaaaaagatgcttttgttctcactttttctgttttgtttgcgtaaacgtccattgatttaatttgaattaatatgtgcatttgaatatgatcgatgtttaccaaaaatgcatgcataaaatagaaatagcaattactacaagacttcaggatcgaggagaaggtctaaccatgctttccaatgaatccgttgccaattctattccccggctaagccGGTTATTCCCtagaagaaattggcatcactagacgaattggtcatctcttctatccccagccagactctgtcgaatgtttctaccatcagacagaaatcaaatacccccagctgagacagggtcatcaatacaaatatctccgaccagaagactagatttatttccccagtagagtcccctggaagaacgtttcagacgcatagtgcatttattacatcatttcacatcacatacctgcatacaatgttcacatttatttcattccgcatcatatacattacatcgTTTCATAGCATGCACATGCATACCATGTTCGcaggcataaaacatctcatgcaccatgacattgcatgaaactaacttgatctttcaggttaattatcctcctgatcacaTTCAAGATTCGAATACAGCTCTCGGATATAATCCATGTGACAAACTCTCTGACATtctcctaatgatggcatctttaagcccatctcagacatttactgcaaatacaacaaatattatcagatacaacctaacgtacggttcattctgattcagcccaacatatgactccttcaactcggatacgatctaacgtacgatccattctgactttcagcaactccaatacggtctaacgtacgacccatttggaccttcaaatcctcagatactgcctagcgtatggtacattccggggtgtagtctagcgtacgactactttctccttcagatacagcctaacgtacggctcattctgcaactccaatacggtctaacgtacgacccatttggaccttcaaatcctcagatgctgcctagcgtacggtacattccggggtgtagtctagcgtacaactactttctccttcagatacagcctaatgtacggctcattctgcaactccaatacggtctaacgtacgacccatttggaccttcaactcatatgcgatctagcgtacgatccattctgattccaccttcgtcagatacagcctaacgtacggctcattctgcaactcagatacgatctagcgtacgattcattctgatcttccatccccagcgaagtcatccgcccaatgaacaactcactctgggattcagatgcggtctagcgtatgattcattctgatcccttatccccagcagcgtatagCACACCctgactccccagcaaagtcaacagcctaatggataactcactatacggtttagcgtatgacccggtatgacatccatggCTTCAGATATtgtctaatgtacgacgcactctgaagttTCCATCATCGAActtcccggatggcatctttaagcccatctccatcaggaataacttctgactaacaagtgcaaatttttggggcattctagtgtttaatattcttccacctccagaccacgaatggtgtacataccatcctaactctctcggttcaagaatattaaacaggggcaactgtcataccccaaaatttgcccgttgattacgaggcatttttcaagacactccgacttattctgcaaggcactgatcttaaaggaacaaaaggccagctcacaacagacccactccagaaaaaggcccaaactagcttgttcgctaggcgagcaattccttcgcctagcgaacccttcgttATGCAACTCACCCAGCGAAGCACCTGATCCAGaaaaaaggcccaaactagcttgctcgctaggcgagcaactccttcgcctagcaaagcttgcgatatatcagaattttcgggcttcattctgagcccattaggtcatcacaatcactataaatagccaagttTCAGTCACGAAAAAGGAAaacgaaaacggagaaaggagaaccctagcaagcaaaccctaacactcacgggaggcataccctgaaggaactcggcggcatcaaggtttacctctgcccaattcaatccgatttgccgattcgaagtcgcaattcagttgcaaacaggtttacattgctattactgccttatgttcttaatttgcatatggctttatgattagatttatgaaaatagcttaagtttggcatgtgaactttagtatgtacctgaataccttaaatgattaaccatataattacggtaatgaaagccataaggcataaaattggttgaaaatgtactgatatcaaaaccagaatccgcagccgctcgctagcacatcgctaagcgagcatgcagcgagtattcgctaagccttcgctaggcgaggcaggagcgaacgtgacagtagctgacttttctgttctgatttttcactcatgttttatcatgCATCATTTATCCGACCTTATTTACTGTTGTGATCTTGTTTTCcttgtggtgtaatcctcgattgcaccctgacttggtgttctgacatgttttgttgagttttgtaaaggaTCACATACCCCAGGAAAGGATGGCTTGTTAGGTATCCCgctttatttgtggggtacccttatggagattcaccctgaattactcaattgattttaatgtattgattttatggcgaagatccaccctaatggcttaattggtcttaatgtattaattttaatgtggacctaattacctatgtgattacggctacctaattaattgtaaaactttgcctttaaataagtgatctcggacctctctttgttaccctacgattatagtattacggtcatgtcccgcgaatgtggggaggcgcttagcaaagacccttcggttaaatcatcatagtccctcgaatgttgcctttgtccctcgatgacccttcggtgtagcctacggttaaatgatgatagtcccttcgaatgctaaggtatcctcacaactgttgccttcgatgaccaatcaatgacccttcgatgacccttttacatccaaaggataaaactacttacttctcaatagtaaggacagttttaccctcataaggataggaaatgcccataaagaccttgggtaggtataactcttaattgcttactcataatttaaaaatacttttcacacttcacaaatactagaaaatcaccacttggtatacattcatactagaatcattactaagttatatttttctaaaccattttcaaaactaaacgagataaccactttgtatacattcatacgagaatcattacaaagttaaattctctttttcaaaacattttctaaacaattcacgaacaccttttttcagacaagaaaaacataagtgatcaagcaattaagagcccatggataaccatggatacaaagggtgctaacaccttccctttgtataatgtacctcccgaacctaaaatcaaattaaggtctttcctgttcttttccacctttccttattggataaaagaaaagtcggtggcgacttttgctaaccgcgacatttgctttccaaagcaaaaacacataaagtcagttcaccgtatgacaggtGGTTACCCAGAAAATTTAACCAACAGATAACTGTATCTTTGAAGTTGTGCCAAACACAACAACATCGTCAAAACCGAAATAATATGATCTACTAGTATCGTCTGCCCAAAAAAGTGATTTCAATCTTCTTTCACTATTGACACAATATTCTGCATACATCATAAGATTCGCAAATGATTTCACATTGAGGAAATTTAAAGTAACACCAACATCACCATCTTTAATAGCAACACCCTTTTTTTTATCAGAATAATTGTACAAATATTTCTTTGTAAAACCAACATCATTATATCCACCCTTTTGAGCAACCATGTATCCCATTATATGACACGTTATGATTCCTTGTGACTGAAGACCATCAATTTGAGCTCTATCTGCTTCAGATATTTGAAGATGAATGGGTATAAATGCAATTTTTTTGATGGGGTTAATTCATGGTTATGAGTCTCTTCAAACATTGACACTACATATTTACCCTTTTTGTCTTTGTAATGCACATAGAGCCTAGGTGCGCATCTTGTACGAGTCAAACATCGGTGATCTCTTTTCCTATCTACCCTAACTAAGTGCTTATTGTCTCTTAACCCATGGTTGTTGTATACATATTGTCTCATTACTACTATTTCACTACCTTCGGGCCCTCTCCGCCTAACATCGCCTTTCCTAATGGCAAAACCTTTATATTTTCCATAACTATAATAAAAGTTATAATATTCACTCACAGTTCTAAACTCCATAGCACGAATTTCATCTGAAGTAATGGAATTAATACTCACAAATCTATCACCTACAACTGCTTGGCTATTTGAGCACTTTGCTCCAACCGATTCCTCTTCATCGTCATTATCATAATCATCGTCAtcatttgaagtttgatgtcCACTAAATACAACATCATCAACATCTTAATCACAACTATATGTAGCATCAGATGAATCAGTGTAATGAACATTGTTCAAATCAACCCCAACAAAATCACTAGAGTTGCCCATTTGAAATCGGCCAATATATAACACAACATAAGTCAACGTCAATCATAAAACCTAATTCTCAAATTGAAATGAAATCTTAACCAACATATTGAGTAACTAACAAATCCAAATAAAGGCAGTGACATCAATAATAAAACCTAATTCTCAAATTGAAATAAATCTTATCCAAAGTAATGAACAACTCAGAATTGAAAATCGGAGTCCTTAAATTTGAAATTCATTTATTGATTACAACATCAATCATAAAAACTAATTCGCAAATTGAAATAAATTTTATTCAAAGTAATTGACAACTAACAAATTGAAAATCGGAGTCCTTAAACTTGAAATCCAATTACTGATTAAAACATCAATCATAAAACCTAATTCCTAAAATTAAATCATATAAGAAATTAAAATCATTATATTAAACACAAATACCTTAGCAATATTAATAAATATGAGTTACATATTCCTTGCCAATTATcactttaaaaaaaaatatataatttagAATTTTCCTTTAGAGTGGCCGTTAGTTCCTTGTCCTTGTTTTCAAAGGAGACGCAACAATGCTTATCTTGGTACGTATTTCCAAAGCAGACGCAACGACGCATTATCTTCTACGTCCTTGTTTCCAATTAAAACTCTCAGCCACACATCAACCCAACCTCACTAGACTGTGACAATACCCAATGGCAGCAAATCAAAACGTCAAGACCAGCACCACCAGCAGtagcattcaacaatcccaaaACATTCTCCCAAATATATTCATTCACGGTCCTCCCAAATTCTCCATATTCCTCCAACCAAATCCTTCTCACAACTTCCACATCCTAAACCCTTCTTGTCTTCCCCCTCTCCACCAATTCATAGCCACCAATCCTCACCATGCTTCCTCCATCCACGCCATTCTCTGTACCACTCTCTTCCCCGTCAATGCAGAAGTTCTAGACCTTCTCCCCTCCCTCCGCCTTGTTTGCGCCTCAACCGCCGGAATTAATCACATTGATCTCGCTGAGTGTAAGCGTCGGGGAATCCACGTCACCGATGCCGGAAATACTTTCTCAGAGGATGTTGCTGATATGGCTGTCGGGTTGTTGATTGATGTCAGTCGAAAAATTTCTGTGGCGGATAGCTTCTTGAGACGAAAGCTTCAGCATGCATCTTGGGATTTTCCACTTGGTTCTAAAGTCTGCAAtttttcttatatatatatatatatatatatatatatatatatatatatatatatatatatatatatatatatatatatatatatataacttcCATTCATGCGAGTTTCCATTATTTAAACAGTTTTGATAATAAACATGCGATTTCACTGGTGTTTCAGTTGACAGGAAAAAAGATTGGAGTTGTTGGTATGGGAAGAATTGGCTCAGAAGTAGCAACGAGGCTTGAAGCATTCAGCTGCAAGATATCATACAACTCTAGAAACAAAAAATCATCAATTTCATACCCTTTCTATTCAAGTGTCTTAGAGCTTGCAACTAACACCAATGTACTTATTCTCTGTTGTGCACTAAATGACGAAACAAGACACATTGTGAACAAACAAGTCATGTTGGCATTGGGAAAAGGAGGAATCATAGTGAATGTTGGAAGAGGTGGTCTCATTGATGAAAAGGAATTGTTAAGGTGTTTGATTGAAGGTGAGATTGGAGGTGCTGGTTTGGATGTGTTTGAGAATGAACCTCATGTTCCTAAAGAGTTATTTTCTTTGGATAATGTTGTTCTTTCACCACATGCAGCTGTGTTAACTTCAGAGTCTTTCAATGGTATCAGCAAAGTTGTGGAAGAAAATTTGAAAGCCTTCTTTTCAAATAAGCCTCTGATTACTCCAGTTATATAGTTCGATTGAATTGTTTATTCACATATTCTGTTGCACTTTTGTTGAATCCTCCTGAACCTGTTTGTTCTTTTGATGTTTCTAGGCCATGCCCGTGTGGTCAGTGATCAATAAGCTgtataaataaaatagttttcAATGTGATTCTTATGAGAAATTCTCTCAACTCTGAGCATCTTAGGCTCATGTTTTTCCCTTTTCTCAATTTATTTAGTTTATGTTATATATATGATGCTTTGAATAAATGTTATAGCTTGAGG includes:
- the LOC127137797 gene encoding protein FAR-RED IMPAIRED RESPONSE 1; the protein is MRRCELGFMIDVLISNWISSLRTPIFNFGHQTSNDDDDYDNDDEEESVGAKCSNSQAVVGDRFVSINSITSDEIRAMEFRTVSEYYNFYYSYGKYKGFAIRKGDVRRRGPEGSEIVVMRQYVYNNHGLRDNKHLVRVDRKRDHRCLTRTRCAPRLYVHYKDKKDRAQIDGLQSQGIITCHIMGYMVAQKGGYNDVGFTKKYLYNYSDKKKGVAIKDGDVGVTLNFLNVKSFANLMMYAEYCVNSERRLKSLFWADDTSRSYYFGFDDVVVFGTTSKIQLSVG
- the LOC127075821 gene encoding glyoxylate/hydroxypyruvate reductase HPR3 isoform X1, with the translated sequence MAANQNVKTSTTSSSIQQSQNILPNIFIHGPPKFSIFLQPNPSHNFHILNPSCLPPLHQFIATNPHHASSIHAILCTTLFPVNAEVLDLLPSLRLVCASTAGINHIDLAECKRRGIHVTDAGNTFSEDVADMAVGLLIDVSRKISVADSFLRRKLQHASWDFPLGSKLTGKKIGVVGMGRIGSEVATRLEAFSCKISYNSRNKKSSISYPFYSSVLELATNTNVLILCCALNDETRHIVNKQVMLALGKGGIIVNVGRGGLIDEKELLRCLIEGEIGGAGLDVFENEPHVPKELFSLDNVVLSPHAAVLTSESFNGISKVVEENLKAFFSNKPLITPVL